From the Prochlorococcus sp. MIT 1223 genome, the window TTTAGCCGTATCTCAAACCCTGAATTAGCCAAAACTGCTGCAAGTATTCGCTTTCAAGTTTATGAGGTAGAGAAAATTATTCTCCAAGCAAATGCTTATAAGCATCGACAATCAGTGCTCAATTCCTGCAAACTTTATTTAATTACAAAAGAAAAAGACGATTTAGTTGAAAGTGTTTCCTTGGCTTTGAAATCAGGGATAAAAATGGTGCAATATCGATATAAAGGATCTAATGACAAAAAAGCCATCTTAGAAGCCTCTCGAATAGCTCAGTTGTGCAAAAAATATAATGCACTTTTAATAATTAATGATCGAATTGACTATGCATTGGCCACAGATGCAGATGGCGTTCACCTAGGAGAAGATGATATGTCAATTGATATTGCAAGAAAATTACTAGGCGAGGAGAAAATAATAGGAAGAACGGCTAACAGCATTGACCAGGCAATAAAAGCCGAGAAAGAAGGCTCTGATTATATTGGGATAGGCCCTGTTTTTAGAACAAAAAATAAACCAAATAAAACTCTTATGGGATTAGAGACATTAGAAGAAATCTTAAGTAAAATAAAGTCACCGTGCTTTGCAATAGGAGGAATAAACATGACTAATATAGGTAATATTAAGCAAGCAAACTGCAAAAGAGTTGCTGTGATCAATGCAATTTTAGATAGCCAGAACATCTCATTAGAAACTGCTAATTTATTAAAAGAAATCTCATGAAAGTATATATAAATGGTGAGCTTACAATTCTTAAAAGCAAGGCCAAATTAATTACCATCAATAAACTTTTAGAAGAATTAAACTATAACCCTAAGCTAGTAGTTATTGAATTAAATGGGTTGATAATAGAGTCCCTAAGATGGAATAATGAAAAGATAAATGATAATGACAAAATTGAAATAGTTACACTCGTTGGCGGCG encodes:
- the thiS gene encoding sulfur carrier protein ThiS; translated protein: MKVYINGELTILKSKAKLITINKLLEELNYNPKLVVIELNGLIIESLRWNNEKINDNDKIEIVTLVGGGSLY
- a CDS encoding thiamine phosphate synthase, which encodes MNFTPPTEQKTSRLLDANLDRAREGIRVIEDWCRFGLERKDLVLKLKDWRHQLSLHHLEEYKKARSSLTDPGALLSHPQQINRKRSIDIIYANCARIEESLRVLEEFSRISNPELAKTAASIRFQVYEVEKIILQANAYKHRQSVLNSCKLYLITKEKDDLVESVSLALKSGIKMVQYRYKGSNDKKAILEASRIAQLCKKYNALLIINDRIDYALATDADGVHLGEDDMSIDIARKLLGEEKIIGRTANSIDQAIKAEKEGSDYIGIGPVFRTKNKPNKTLMGLETLEEILSKIKSPCFAIGGINMTNIGNIKQANCKRVAVINAILDSQNISLETANLLKEIS